The genomic segment CCGGTGCCGGTCGGCGCCACCGTGCTGCACCCGGGCGGCAAGGACGCGCTGCGGCGCTGGTCACCGAGCCGGTTCGCCCGGCTCGCCGGCCGGCTGGCCCGGTCCGGGCACCGGGTGGTGGTGACCGGTTCGGCCGGCGAGCGGGAGCTGGCCGAGCGGGTGGCGGCCGACGCGGGGCTGCCGGCCGATCGGGTGCTGGCCGGCCGGACCGGCCTGCTGGACCTGGCCGCGCTGGTGGCCGGGGCCCGGCTGGTGATCAGCGCCGACACCGGCGTCGCCCACCTGGCCACCGGCTACGGCACCCCGTCGGTGGTGCTCTTCGGGCCGATCCGGCCGGACCACTGGGGTCCACCCCCGGACCGACCGTGGCACCGGGTGATCTGGTCACCCGCCGCCGAGCGGTCGCCGGCCGGGGCGTCGGCGAGTTCCGCGTCGTCGCCGGTCGGGCTCTCCGACTCCTGGCCGGCCGACCCCTGGCCGGCCGACAGGGCGGACCGGCCGGACGGCGAGCGGTTGCATCCGGCGCTGGCTGCGATCGGGGTGGACCGGGTATGGGCGGCCGTCGAGGAGGTCGACGTGGTGGGACGGCGGCGCGGTGCGGTTGCGGCGTAGTGACCCCGCCAAGCCGGGCTACGGGCGGCGGCGCCAGGGCCGCGGGGTGGTCTTCCTGGACCTCGCGGGCCGGCCCATCCGGGACGCCGACGAGGTGGCCCGGCTGCGCGCGTTGGCGATCCCGCCGGCCTGGCG from the Solwaraspora sp. WMMD1047 genome contains:
- a CDS encoding glycosyltransferase family 9 protein; translation: MILVLRALGVGDLATAVPALRGLRAAYPDRTLALAAPGWLAPLVGLVGAVDRLIPLDGLPGAGLPARSPYRAVNLHGRGPQSHELLLATRPGRLIAFRCPAAGHPGGPDWTADEHEVRRWCRLLDWYGVPTDPTDLTLRPPGPRPVPVGATVLHPGGKDALRRWSPSRFARLAGRLARSGHRVVVTGSAGERELAERVAADAGLPADRVLAGRTGLLDLAALVAGARLVISADTGVAHLATGYGTPSVVLFGPIRPDHWGPPPDRPWHRVIWSPAAERSPAGASASSASSPVGLSDSWPADPWPADRADRPDGERLHPALAAIGVDRVWAAVEEVDVVGRRRGAVAA